In Desulfuromonas acetexigens, the following proteins share a genomic window:
- a CDS encoding prepilin peptidase: MPLEYYLLLGFAFVLGAVVGSFLNVCIYRIPAGESIVSPRSRCPRCGGPIRWYQNIPILSWIFLRGRCASCQVRIPIRYALVEALTGLLFAMVLYYFGIHWATVVFWVFVALLVTITFIDLDLQIIPDVISLPGIVLGFGASFLLPWVSWSDSLLGILLGGGSLFLVAVSYEFLTKKEGMGGGDIKLLAMLGAFLGWKAVLPIIFVSSLLGTLVGVPLMLIKGADGKLAIPFGPFLAGGAVIWLFWGELLADWYLQRFL; the protein is encoded by the coding sequence ATGCCATTAGAGTATTACCTGCTGCTCGGCTTCGCTTTCGTGCTCGGCGCGGTGGTCGGATCCTTTCTCAACGTCTGCATCTATCGTATTCCCGCCGGCGAGTCGATCGTTTCCCCCCGTTCCCGCTGTCCCCGCTGTGGCGGGCCGATCCGCTGGTATCAGAACATTCCCATCCTCAGCTGGATTTTCCTGCGCGGCCGTTGCGCCAGCTGTCAGGTGCGGATTCCGATCCGCTACGCCCTGGTCGAAGCCTTGACCGGGCTGCTTTTCGCGATGGTCCTCTATTATTTCGGAATCCACTGGGCTACGGTGGTCTTCTGGGTTTTCGTCGCACTGCTTGTCACCATCACCTTTATCGATCTCGACCTTCAGATTATTCCCGATGTCATCAGTCTGCCGGGGATCGTCCTCGGCTTCGGCGCTTCCTTCCTGCTTCCCTGGGTGAGCTGGAGCGATTCTCTGCTCGGCATTCTTCTCGGTGGCGGCAGTCTCTTTCTGGTGGCGGTCAGCTACGAATTTCTGACCAAGAAAGAAGGGATGGGGGGCGGGGATATCAAGCTCTTGGCCATGCTCGGGGCCTTTCTCGGCTGGAAAGCGGTGCTGCCGATCATCTTTGTCTCTTCGCTTCTCGGCACCCTGGTCGGCGTACCGTTGATGCTGATCAAGGGCGCCGACGGTAAGCTGGCGATTCCCTTTGGCCCTTTTTTGGCGGGAGGGGCCGTGATCTGGCTGTTTTGGGGGGAGCTTCTGGCCGATTGGTATCTGCAAAGGTTTCTTTGA
- a CDS encoding M48 family metalloprotease → MSKYFILLLVLFAMLAGCAVNPVTGKNELRLVPESTELNLGAEQYAPSRQMQGGDYTVDAELSNYVAGIGKRLAAVSDRGLPYEFKVINDSTPNAWALPGGKIAINRGLLVELKSEAELAAVLGHEIVHAAARHGAKGMERGMLMQGVVLATQIASANSEFANLAVGGAAAASQLISQKYGRDAEREADYYGMKYMYKAGYDTQAAVSLQETFVRLSEGRNQDWLSGLFSSHPPSMERVLANRESLKEFPPGGDRGEVRYRQKVAGLLKSREAYAAHDKGREALQKKEPAQALALAEKALQIEPREGLFHALRGDAQFAQGRYREAEASYNNALARNDDYFHFYAKRGLAREKLGQAEAARADLERSVKLLPTATALNSLGELTLAQGDRNKAKQYFAAAAGSNSPEGKAAAGSLARLDLADNPQKYLKLALKRDASGYLVAEISNPTQLPVTAIRYQVQYVDNGGKRRQATFDLSGTLAPGRGARVKTGIGPLSDRAVQQGVRGAVVRAKIIE, encoded by the coding sequence TAAAAACGAGTTGCGTCTGGTGCCTGAGTCGACCGAGCTCAACCTCGGCGCCGAGCAATACGCCCCGAGCCGCCAGATGCAGGGGGGGGATTATACCGTCGATGCCGAACTGTCCAACTATGTCGCCGGCATCGGCAAGCGCCTGGCGGCGGTGAGCGACCGGGGCCTGCCCTACGAATTCAAGGTCATCAACGATTCGACCCCCAATGCCTGGGCGCTGCCGGGCGGGAAGATCGCCATCAACCGCGGCCTCTTGGTCGAGCTCAAGAGCGAAGCGGAACTGGCGGCGGTGCTTGGCCACGAGATTGTCCACGCGGCGGCCCGGCACGGCGCCAAGGGGATGGAGCGCGGCATGCTGATGCAGGGGGTGGTCCTCGCCACCCAAATCGCCTCGGCCAATAGCGAGTTCGCCAACCTGGCGGTGGGCGGCGCGGCGGCGGCGAGCCAGTTGATCAGCCAGAAATATGGGCGCGATGCCGAGCGGGAAGCCGACTATTATGGCATGAAATATATGTACAAGGCCGGTTACGATACCCAGGCCGCGGTCAGCTTGCAGGAAACCTTCGTGCGCCTCTCCGAGGGGCGCAATCAGGATTGGCTCTCCGGTCTTTTTTCCAGCCATCCGCCGTCGATGGAACGGGTGTTGGCCAACCGCGAATCCCTCAAGGAGTTTCCCCCCGGCGGCGATCGCGGGGAGGTGCGCTACCGGCAGAAGGTCGCCGGTCTGCTCAAGAGCCGCGAAGCCTATGCCGCCCACGACAAGGGGCGGGAAGCGCTGCAAAAAAAGGAGCCGGCCCAGGCGCTGGCTCTGGCCGAGAAGGCCTTGCAGATCGAGCCCCGGGAGGGATTGTTTCATGCCTTGCGCGGTGACGCCCAGTTTGCCCAGGGACGCTATCGGGAGGCGGAAGCGAGCTACAATAACGCCCTGGCGCGCAACGACGACTATTTTCATTTTTACGCCAAACGCGGTCTGGCGCGGGAGAAGCTGGGACAGGCGGAGGCCGCCCGGGCCGACCTGGAAAGGAGCGTGAAGCTGCTGCCGACGGCAACGGCCCTCAATTCCCTGGGAGAACTGACCCTGGCCCAAGGGGACCGGAACAAGGCGAAGCAGTATTTCGCCGCCGCCGCCGGTTCCAATTCCCCCGAGGGGAAGGCCGCCGCCGGTTCCCTGGCCCGCCTCGATCTGGCAGACAATCCGCAAAAGTATCTGAAGCTGGCGCTGAAGCGCGACGCCTCCGGCTATCTGGTCGCGGAGATCTCCAACCCCACCCAGCTGCCGGTGACCGCCATCCGTTATCAGGTGCAGTACGTTGATAACGGAGGAAAGCGGCGGCAGGCCACCTTTGATCTTTCCGGCACCCTGGCTCCCGGGCGGGGGGCGCGGGTGAAGACGGGGATCGGTCCCTTGAGCGATCGGGCCGTTCAGCAGGGCGTGCGCGGGGCTGTTGTCCGGGCGAAAATCATCGAATGA
- the pilM gene encoding type IV pilus biogenesis protein PilM → MLFRAKKDVVGIDIGSSSVKLVQLHQFKGGYQLQTLGVAPLPPEAIVDNAIMDSGAVVGVIRNLLESLKVKTKNVATSVSGHSVIIRKIQLPVMTEDEMEASIQWEAEQYIPFEISEVNLDFQILGPDQRDPSLMNVILVAAKKEFVNDHVAVFKECGLTPVVMDIDCFAIENAFEANYGFEDDEIIALVNMGASAMNVNVLKAGKSVFTRDIQVGGNMYNEEIQKRLGLSGDEAEEVKLGGVVEEVDPAVVQEVVNDSTESLAQEVQRSFDFFSATSSDEKVQKLYITGGVSKTPNVQEYLRSQLGIPVELLDPFRMIKVSDKDFDPEYIEAIGPLFSVAMGLAMRRVGDK, encoded by the coding sequence ATGCTATTTAGGGCCAAAAAAGACGTTGTCGGCATCGATATCGGATCGAGCTCCGTCAAGCTGGTTCAGTTACACCAGTTCAAGGGCGGCTATCAGCTGCAGACCCTTGGGGTCGCGCCCTTGCCGCCGGAGGCGATCGTCGATAATGCCATCATGGACTCCGGCGCGGTTGTCGGTGTCATCCGTAACCTGTTGGAAAGCCTCAAGGTCAAGACCAAAAATGTCGCGACCTCGGTTTCCGGCCATTCCGTCATTATCCGCAAGATTCAGTTGCCGGTCATGACTGAGGATGAAATGGAGGCATCGATCCAGTGGGAAGCCGAACAGTATATTCCCTTCGAGATTTCCGAAGTGAATCTGGACTTCCAGATCCTTGGCCCCGATCAGCGGGACCCGTCGTTGATGAACGTGATTCTGGTCGCTGCGAAGAAAGAATTCGTCAATGACCATGTGGCGGTCTTCAAGGAATGTGGCCTGACTCCGGTGGTGATGGATATCGACTGTTTTGCCATCGAAAACGCCTTTGAAGCCAATTACGGGTTCGAGGATGATGAAATCATCGCGCTGGTGAACATGGGTGCCTCGGCGATGAACGTCAACGTCCTCAAAGCCGGCAAGTCGGTCTTCACTCGCGATATCCAGGTCGGCGGCAACATGTACAACGAAGAAATCCAGAAACGCCTGGGGTTGAGCGGTGATGAGGCTGAGGAAGTCAAGCTGGGCGGGGTGGTGGAGGAGGTCGATCCGGCCGTTGTTCAAGAGGTGGTCAACGATTCCACCGAGAGCCTCGCGCAAGAAGTACAGCGTTCCTTCGACTTTTTCTCGGCCACCTCGTCCGATGAAAAGGTGCAGAAGCTGTACATTACCGGCGGCGTTTCGAAAACACCCAATGTTCAGGAATACCTTCGGTCGCAATTGGGGATTCCCGTCGAGTTGCTCGATCCCTTCCGCATGATCAAGGTCAGCGATAAGGATTTTGACCCGGAATATATCGAGGCGATCGGACCGTTGTTTTCCGTCGCCATGGGTCTTGCCATGAGGAGGGTGGGCGACAAATGA
- a CDS encoding putative metalloprotease CJM1_0395 family protein → MAEISEATTYPVNPLAGYPRHPATEQEQGTGTSSRRETGSGDAASFPSSATDKVTISREAQQIMQLASADRRVRAHEAAHSAAGGQYAGGPSYSYKQGPDGKRYAVAGEVPIDVSPVSGDPQASIQKARVVRSAALAPADPSPQDRQVAAAAMRMEMKAQSDLQAMRREETTQETQGPESIRSREERSDETADSQQASGTNPPPAETRSIRLYA, encoded by the coding sequence ATGGCGGAAATCAGCGAAGCGACAACCTATCCGGTCAATCCCCTCGCGGGATACCCGCGCCATCCCGCGACCGAGCAGGAGCAAGGAACCGGCACCTCTAGTCGCCGGGAAACCGGGAGCGGAGATGCCGCCTCCTTCCCCTCTTCGGCCACAGACAAGGTTACCATTAGCCGCGAAGCGCAACAGATTATGCAGCTGGCCAGCGCCGATCGCCGCGTCCGAGCTCACGAAGCCGCCCACTCCGCCGCCGGGGGGCAATATGCCGGTGGCCCGAGCTACAGCTATAAGCAAGGACCGGACGGCAAACGCTATGCCGTCGCCGGCGAAGTCCCCATCGATGTTTCGCCCGTTTCCGGCGACCCGCAAGCGAGCATCCAGAAAGCCCGGGTGGTACGCTCCGCCGCTCTCGCCCCGGCCGACCCCTCTCCGCAAGACCGGCAGGTCGCGGCGGCGGCGATGCGCATGGAAATGAAGGCCCAATCCGACCTGCAAGCCATGCGCCGTGAGGAAACAACCCAGGAAACCCAGGGACCGGAAAGCATTCGGAGCCGAGAGGAAAGGAGTGACGAAACCGCCGATTCCCAGCAAGCCTCCGGAACAAACCCGCCGCCGGCCGAGACCCGCTCCATCCGCCTGTACGCCTGA
- a CDS encoding helix-turn-helix transcriptional regulator, whose translation MSNRVKEIRESQLMSKAELARKAGVSPLTVDRIERGEPCRMATMRKIIFALGFELVDRERVFPE comes from the coding sequence ATGTCCAATCGTGTCAAGGAAATCCGCGAGAGCCAGTTGATGAGCAAGGCCGAGCTAGCACGCAAAGCCGGGGTCTCGCCGCTGACCGTTGATCGTATCGAACGGGGAGAACCCTGTCGGATGGCCACCATGCGCAAGATCATCTTCGCACTGGGGTTTGAGCTCGTTGACCGGGAACGGGTTTTCCCCGAATAA
- a CDS encoding HDOD domain-containing protein: protein MADQLCEIVESMYNLPPMPAVASRVLEMLQSVDYTAESLAGLIACDPVLSGRLLSMANSAFYGVRTEVSTIPRAVVILGEEALRSLVLTASLKSFGSDPGPIQKRLWEDAVGCALAARLVARDFNSTNAEEAFLAGLFRHIGKLVMYDFDPARYQRLLALVDAGEAQADALEREWFHFPHAMLSAAVLEKWKFNPTFIQATLHHDRLDFSPGVYPAAYRLAATVNVAGSLCRALGIGQARPDTEMRLSQVPGALSLGIPYGQMKKMLADLETIFQENTSVFFD from the coding sequence ATGGCCGACCAACTCTGTGAAATCGTCGAATCGATGTATAACCTGCCGCCCATGCCGGCAGTGGCTTCCCGTGTTCTAGAAATGTTGCAATCAGTGGACTACACAGCGGAATCCCTGGCCGGGCTGATCGCCTGCGACCCGGTTCTCTCGGGCCGTTTGCTGAGCATGGCCAATTCTGCTTTTTACGGCGTGCGGACCGAAGTCTCCACGATTCCGCGAGCGGTGGTGATCCTGGGGGAAGAGGCGTTGCGCAGTCTGGTTCTCACCGCCAGCCTGAAATCTTTCGGCAGCGATCCCGGCCCGATCCAAAAGCGTCTCTGGGAGGATGCCGTTGGCTGCGCCCTGGCGGCCCGGTTGGTTGCCCGGGATTTTAACTCGACCAATGCGGAAGAGGCCTTTCTCGCCGGTCTCTTCCGGCACATCGGCAAGCTGGTGATGTACGATTTCGACCCCGCCCGTTATCAGCGCTTGCTGGCTCTGGTCGATGCCGGCGAAGCGCAAGCGGATGCGCTCGAAAGGGAATGGTTTCATTTTCCCCACGCCATGCTCAGCGCCGCCGTGCTGGAAAAGTGGAAATTCAACCCCACCTTCATTCAGGCGACCTTGCATCATGACCGCCTCGACTTCTCTCCGGGTGTCTACCCGGCCGCCTATCGCCTGGCGGCCACAGTAAATGTTGCCGGCAGTCTCTGCCGCGCCCTCGGCATCGGCCAGGCCAGGCCCGACACCGAAATGAGACTATCCCAGGTTCCCGGGGCCTTGAGCCTCGGTATCCCCTATGGACAGATGAAAAAGATGCTGGCTGATCTGGAGACGATTTTTCAGGAAAATACCTCGGTATTTTTCGACTGA
- a CDS encoding nitroreductase family protein — translation MFLELLRQRRSIRKFQPTPVPPEKTAQLVEAMLRSPSSRGFDPWHFVVVDDPALLKEVAAAKEHGSAFLAEAPLVIVVCADPSLSDVWVEDCSIASVILHLTAASLGLGSCWVQIRQRRHDAALSANDYLVQLLGLPATFQVEAMVGIGYPAEEKAPHPRQNLHFDRVALNHHGRPWSEKE, via the coding sequence ATGTTTCTCGAACTCTTGCGGCAACGCCGCAGTATCCGCAAATTCCAGCCGACACCGGTGCCACCGGAAAAGACCGCGCAGCTGGTGGAGGCGATGCTCCGTTCTCCCTCCTCCCGAGGATTCGATCCCTGGCACTTCGTCGTCGTCGATGATCCGGCGCTGCTCAAGGAAGTGGCCGCGGCCAAGGAACACGGCTCCGCTTTTCTCGCCGAGGCCCCCTTGGTTATCGTCGTCTGTGCCGATCCCTCCCTTTCCGATGTCTGGGTCGAGGACTGCTCCATCGCCTCGGTCATCCTCCATCTGACCGCCGCCTCCCTGGGGTTGGGAAGCTGTTGGGTGCAGATCCGTCAGCGCCGTCATGATGCCGCACTCAGCGCCAACGATTATCTGGTGCAGCTTCTCGGCTTGCCCGCAACCTTTCAGGTCGAGGCGATGGTCGGGATCGGCTATCCGGCCGAGGAGAAGGCTCCCCATCCCCGCCAGAACCTCCATTTCGATCGCGTGGCCTTGAATCATCACGGCCGGCCCTGGAGCGAAAAAGAGTAG
- a CDS encoding DUF4389 domain-containing protein: protein MTDQHEIIRFIDDYLRKQDLEGLAVADAARLLNEAGLLPDDGQNPGEPLRKLLRDGEIPHARKEQGRWFIPASGAAASGETASTTSVSGPTVSRLKILLRLLYAILFLLVFEILRLVVQVTVLGQYLYLLVTGTPSEPLRKFGSRVADYSYRVIRYLTLNENERPYPFTRFPGEIEPPDSEARF, encoded by the coding sequence ATGACGGATCAGCACGAAATCATCAGATTTATCGACGACTATCTGCGCAAGCAAGACCTGGAAGGACTGGCGGTCGCCGATGCCGCCCGGCTTCTGAACGAGGCCGGGCTCTTGCCGGATGACGGTCAAAATCCCGGCGAACCGTTGCGCAAGCTGCTGCGCGACGGGGAGATTCCCCATGCCCGCAAAGAGCAAGGGCGCTGGTTCATTCCCGCTTCCGGCGCGGCCGCAAGTGGCGAAACGGCATCCACCACATCGGTTTCAGGCCCGACCGTAAGTCGCCTGAAAATCCTGCTGCGCCTGCTTTATGCCATCCTTTTCCTGCTGGTCTTCGAGATTCTGCGGCTTGTTGTGCAGGTGACGGTGCTCGGTCAGTATCTCTATCTGCTGGTGACCGGCACTCCCAGCGAGCCGTTGCGCAAATTCGGTTCGCGGGTGGCCGATTATTCCTACCGCGTCATCCGCTACCTGACGCTCAATGAGAATGAGCGGCCTTATCCCTTCACGCGCTTCCCGGGGGAGATCGAGCCACCGGATTCCGAAGCCCGGTTCTGA